The following proteins are encoded in a genomic region of Thermoflexus hugenholtzii JAD2:
- a CDS encoding PDDEXK-like family protein, whose product MPKIKSKSWGQYAIHRFGEYLVTAELCRRGFSATPFAGNLPHIDIMAMDEDGSFIPVQVKTIKQNSSWQFDVRNFVDVQFDGNRQILKSPKDPPYPNLICVLVRRGEVY is encoded by the coding sequence ATGCCCAAAATTAAATCTAAATCATGGGGACAGTATGCGATTCATCGGTTCGGTGAGTATCTGGTTACCGCCGAGCTTTGTCGTCGTGGATTCAGTGCTACACCGTTTGCCGGAAATCTTCCGCATATAGACATTATGGCGATGGACGAAGACGGATCTTTTATCCCTGTTCAAGTTAAAACAATAAAACAAAATTCTTCCTGGCAATTCGATGTTCGGAATTTTGTTGATGTCCAATTTGATGGGAATCGTCAGATCTTAAAATCGCCAAAAGATCCACCATATCCTAATTTAATTTGTGTTCTGGTTCGACGTGGCGAGGTTTACTGA
- a CDS encoding YhfC family glutamic-type intramembrane protease has translation MGDVLRMLGWLVMAFGGPALALWAKGRWGRPAAWLGVGALTFLGAQAVRLPLLAGLTALFRQSVLPPPRDPFVFNVVVLSLSAGLFEETARWWGMRWAQRRQARHGQILGPADAVVLGLAHGGTEALALGLVGWATLMGMLLMREGLIPIPLGMEATVAAYWATPPGWVWVGVLERGMAILLHVGLAFVIWDGVRRARRAGWAAAVLLHALVNGTGVAAMSYWGIGAAEGLIALWVGIIMGGVILRLHKVDS, from the coding sequence ATGGGAGATGTCCTGCGGATGCTGGGATGGCTGGTCATGGCCTTCGGAGGACCGGCCCTGGCCCTCTGGGCAAAAGGGCGCTGGGGCCGACCGGCGGCCTGGCTGGGGGTGGGGGCGTTGACCTTCTTGGGGGCCCAGGCGGTGCGACTGCCACTTTTGGCCGGGCTGACCGCCCTTTTCCGGCAGAGCGTGCTTCCGCCACCCCGGGATCCTTTCGTGTTCAACGTGGTCGTCCTCAGCCTGTCCGCAGGCCTGTTCGAGGAGACCGCCCGCTGGTGGGGGATGCGCTGGGCCCAACGCCGTCAGGCCCGACATGGACAGATCCTGGGGCCGGCCGATGCGGTGGTGTTGGGATTGGCCCATGGCGGGACGGAAGCGTTGGCTCTCGGTCTGGTCGGGTGGGCGACCCTGATGGGGATGCTCCTGATGCGAGAGGGCTTGATCCCCATCCCTCTGGGGATGGAGGCGACCGTCGCCGCCTACTGGGCCACGCCGCCCGGCTGGGTATGGGTGGGGGTCCTGGAGCGCGGGATGGCTATCCTGCTGCACGTCGGGCTCGCTTTCGTGATCTGGGATGGCGTCCGTCGAGCGCGCCGGGCGGGTTGGGCGGCAGCCGTCCTCCTCCACGCGCTGGTGAACGGGACGGGGGTCGCCGCCATGTCCTACTGGGGGATCGGGGCCGCTGAGGGCCTGATCGCCCTCTGGGTGGGCATCATCATGGGAGGAGTCATCCTGCGATTGCACAAAGTGGATTCGTAA
- a CDS encoding DsrE/DsrF/DrsH-like family protein, with product MALEQIAEVPAAEAERAVQNRLSMVVFSGDMDRLMAAFIIATGAAASGMNVTMFFTFWGLQAIKKPSPTGRSLFGRMLGVFLRDIQGVGPSKMNFGGLGRWMFKKMMKAHNVTPLPELRRLAAELGVRMLACQMSMEVMEIRREDLIDEVQDVVGVATFLEEASRSKITLFI from the coding sequence ATGGCTCTGGAGCAGATCGCGGAAGTTCCGGCCGCGGAGGCAGAGCGCGCTGTCCAGAACCGCCTCTCGATGGTGGTTTTCAGTGGCGATATGGATCGCCTGATGGCAGCCTTCATCATCGCCACCGGCGCTGCGGCCTCCGGCATGAACGTGACGATGTTCTTCACCTTCTGGGGGCTGCAGGCCATCAAGAAGCCCAGCCCCACCGGGCGCAGCCTCTTCGGGCGCATGCTCGGCGTCTTCCTCCGGGACATCCAGGGGGTCGGCCCCAGCAAGATGAACTTCGGCGGCCTGGGCCGCTGGATGTTCAAGAAGATGATGAAGGCCCACAACGTGACCCCGCTGCCCGAGCTGCGTCGCCTCGCGGCGGAGCTGGGCGTCCGCATGCTGGCCTGCCAGATGAGCATGGAGGTCATGGAGATCCGACGCGAGGATCTCATCGATGAGGTCCAGGACGTGGTGGGCGTGGCCACCTTCCTGGAGGAAGCGTCCCGCTCGAAGATCACCCTGTTCATCTGA
- a CDS encoding sulfurtransferase TusA family protein: protein MELKPDLTLDLKGLLCPMPVVKINQAIKNVPVGGLIEAYATDPGVMADIPAWCRSTGNELVTIEKQDKVIRFVVRRLK, encoded by the coding sequence ATGGAGCTCAAGCCGGATCTCACCCTGGATCTCAAAGGGCTGCTGTGCCCCATGCCGGTGGTCAAGATCAACCAGGCGATCAAGAACGTCCCCGTCGGCGGCCTCATCGAGGCCTACGCCACCGATCCGGGGGTCATGGCCGACATCCCGGCGTGGTGCCGGAGCACCGGTAACGAGCTGGTCACGATTGAGAAGCAGGACAAGGTGATCCGCTTTGTGGTGCGGAGGTTGAAATGA
- a CDS encoding (Fe-S)-binding protein — protein MSELVQQAMAAFEKSLDRRLLAALEVCARCGICAESCHVFAAEPDFRNTPAAKAEAVRRFYRRHHDPIGRLFPWWVGAKDLTEADLDELAELAFGSCTLCRRCTMNCPMGVDTALIMRSARAMLTAAGKAPEMLVQLADAAIAREENLELFREFYIDQIRELERELQEQTGDPAARIPVEKEGAEILYVALSGAHTILPAAILFHAVGADWTLSMFEAANYGYFLADLQRAKAIARRIVEEARRLKVKEIVLAECGHAYTVLRWEAPNWFEDFPFRVRSIIEVAAEWIEQGRLPLDPSANPEPVTYHDSCNLGRNGGLLEEPRRILRAVVQDFREMNPNRAENFCCGGGAGLVAVPEWYEKRMRAGRRKVEQIRETGARIVVASCDNCRLQLGDLNDYYQLGVRVSGLMDLVVHAYLAARRGSPTRPAPIPTPAQVSVS, from the coding sequence ATGAGCGAGCTCGTGCAGCAGGCAATGGCCGCTTTTGAGAAATCCCTGGACCGGCGGTTGCTGGCGGCCCTGGAGGTCTGCGCGCGGTGTGGGATCTGTGCGGAATCCTGTCACGTGTTCGCCGCCGAGCCGGACTTCCGCAATACCCCTGCCGCCAAGGCGGAGGCGGTCCGCCGGTTTTACCGGCGCCATCATGATCCCATCGGCCGTCTCTTCCCCTGGTGGGTGGGGGCGAAAGACCTCACCGAGGCAGACCTGGATGAGCTGGCGGAGCTCGCCTTCGGCTCCTGCACCCTCTGCCGTCGATGCACGATGAACTGCCCGATGGGGGTGGACACCGCCCTGATCATGCGGTCCGCCCGGGCGATGCTGACCGCCGCCGGGAAAGCCCCCGAGATGCTGGTGCAGCTGGCCGACGCCGCCATCGCCCGGGAGGAGAACCTGGAACTCTTCCGGGAATTCTACATCGACCAGATCCGGGAGCTGGAGCGGGAGCTTCAAGAGCAGACTGGGGACCCCGCCGCTCGCATCCCGGTGGAGAAGGAGGGAGCGGAGATCCTCTACGTGGCCCTCTCCGGCGCCCACACCATCCTGCCCGCGGCCATCCTCTTCCACGCGGTGGGGGCTGACTGGACCTTGAGCATGTTCGAGGCGGCCAATTACGGCTACTTCCTGGCCGACCTGCAGCGGGCGAAGGCCATCGCCCGGCGGATCGTGGAGGAGGCCCGACGCCTGAAGGTGAAGGAGATCGTCCTGGCAGAGTGCGGGCACGCTTACACAGTCCTGCGCTGGGAAGCCCCGAACTGGTTCGAGGACTTCCCCTTCCGCGTGCGCAGCATCATCGAGGTCGCCGCGGAGTGGATCGAGCAGGGCCGCCTGCCCCTGGACCCCTCGGCGAACCCGGAGCCGGTCACCTACCACGACTCCTGCAACCTGGGCCGCAACGGAGGGCTCCTGGAGGAGCCACGGCGGATCCTGCGGGCGGTGGTTCAGGACTTCCGGGAGATGAACCCGAACCGGGCGGAGAACTTCTGCTGCGGCGGCGGGGCGGGTCTGGTCGCCGTTCCGGAATGGTATGAGAAGCGCATGCGGGCCGGGCGCCGCAAGGTCGAGCAGATCCGGGAAACCGGGGCCCGCATCGTCGTCGCCTCGTGCGACAACTGCCGCCTGCAGCTCGGGGATCTGAACGATTACTATCAGCTGGGCGTCCGGGTCAGCGGGCTGATGGACCTCGTGGTCCACGCCTACCTGGCCGCCCGCCGGGGTTCCCCCACACGGCCCGCCCCGATCCCCACTCCGGCTCAAGTCTCCGTTTCATAA